In Borreliella spielmanii, the genomic window TCTTTCAAAACTTTAATTATAGTACAAAGAGTCTTTATATTTAATTGCAACTAGATTTAGAAGAAACAAAAATCACCGATATTTGCTAAACATAATAGAAATCAAAGATAATTTTTGGGGCACAATTAACGAATAAAAAGATTTAAACAAAAAATAACTAGCAATTTTAATATTATCAAAGATTATATGTTAGAATATCGGCAAATTTTTAATAAATTTTTGCACATTTAACAAACAAAGGATATTTATATTGAATATTTAATTAAATGATGGGATTTTAGAAAAATTAAGCAATAAAACAAAATTAATAACTTATTACACTAGTCACAATGATATTTTATTGCTTTTCCAATAAAAAGAAGAAAGAATCTCAATCTCCTTAATTTAAAATTAAATAACAATAATATTTCTAATTTCTTGTTCTAGATTTATAGGATCTCTATTTATGCTTAAAATAATATTTGAAAAGGTTTTATTTAAATAATCTCCCAATTTATTATTTTCAGACTTTATGAATTCTTTATTGCTACTATAATCATTTAATAATTGCTTAACACATCCCCTAAAAGTTGTTCTCAAGGCTAAAAAGTCTTCGAGACAAGTTTTAAGCCTTTTAAGATTAGGAATATCTAATAATATTAAGTTATTTTTTTTAGCAAGCAATAATCTCATTATTGCTTCAAATCTAAATTGAAATTCTATACCTACATTTTGCATTATTTTATTGGCGATATTCTTAATACTAGATACATTTGAATTTAAAATTAATCCTAATTCTTGCAACTCACTTTCATTGTAATCTAAAACTGCATACAAACATCTTCTAGCCATTTTAGATTGTTCTACATCATCAGCAAGTGTTTTTTTTAACACAGACCAACTAATATTTTTAAAAGGAAGATTATATTGATTAGACGGCTCGCTTTTGAATTTTTCAAAAGAATTATCTATGGCTTTATTATTAAATTCTACCAAACTATTTATCAAAAATATAAGCCTATCCTTTTCTCCTTGCACATGTTCTTTCCTAGATTGTTTTTTGTCATTATGACTCTTAATAATCTTATTTTTCTTTAAAACATCAGCTTGGCATGAAATAAATAGAAAAATATTGATTAATAATATTATTTTTTTCATAAAACACAGCCCTTAAAATGGCTCTACAATAAATCTGTAAAGCCATAATATAAACTTATTATAAGTATAAAATTGAAATAATTACAAAATAAAATATAATCTAAAAATGATTTTTTTTCAATATTTTGAAATGCTAAATAAGTGCATGCTATTTCTACAAAAGATTATAGAAATAGCTTTTTAGACTCTCAAGAAATAATGATTGACCACTAAAGTAATGATATTTTAATTTCAACTTCTAGAAGTTATTTTGACTTTTATTTTTCTATAATAACAATAATTTTAAAAATTTATGACTGTATTTATATCTCACCATGAGGATTTATGAATCCTTGAAGATTTATACATAATTGTGGAATATCTTTCAATAAATAAGCATTATTATGCTTATTGCAAATAAACCAAGATTTTTAAATATTTCTATGTTGTTTACAAAAATAATTTTAAAATAACATTGAAGTTTATACGGAAAATGGAAATCAAAATAAAATTGTAGAAAAATCTTATACAAAGAAGATACAAAATAAATTTTTGAAATACATGAATATATAATTCATGATTATCAAATTATTAAAAAATATATAAAATTAAAAAAAGAAGAATTTTAAGTATTGACGAAATTGCACATATTAAAAAAGTTATTAAAGTAATTCACTATTTAATTGGTGCATAAAAAGAAATAAACAAAATAATTTTAAATCTAAAAGAATTCAACTAGCCAACACAGTTTTTAGCCTTTATAAATTTTATTTAGCATAGTTCTTTTATCATATTTAGAAAAATATATGTATAAATTCAGGAGTAACTAAAAGAAGTAGTGGTTTTACAACTTTACTTGTAGTTTTTAAAAACAAAA contains:
- a CDS encoding complement regulator-acquiring protein, with product MKKIILLINIFLFISCQADVLKKNKIIKSHNDKKQSRKEHVQGEKDRLIFLINSLVEFNNKAIDNSFEKFKSEPSNQYNLPFKNISWSVLKKTLADDVEQSKMARRCLYAVLDYNESELQELGLILNSNVSSIKNIANKIMQNVGIEFQFRFEAIMRLLLAKKNNLILLDIPNLKRLKTCLEDFLALRTTFRGCVKQLLNDYSSNKEFIKSENNKLGDYLNKTFSNIILSINRDPINLEQEIRNIIVI